A single window of Paenibacillus sp. SYP-B4298 DNA harbors:
- a CDS encoding diacylglycerol kinase: MEYKRARLIYNPTSGREEMKRRLPDILQRLEMGGIETSCHATTGEGDATRAATEAIERGFDMIIAAGGDGTLYEVINGMAEQERRPPLGILPLGTTNDFARALGIPKHWEYACDLIIQQYTRLLDVGKVNNGYFINIAGGGSLTELTYEVPSKLKTMIGQLAYYMKGLEKMTRLRPTELIIQGNGFETIHEEIMLFLICNSNSVGGFEKLAPEAKLDDGLFDVIVLRKCNLAEFIRIATLALRGEHLNDPHVIHFRTDEMTVTTPDYVQINLDGEYGGNLPGVFKVLPSHLPIIVDESGDSSYR, from the coding sequence CAGGGCGCGAGGAGATGAAGCGGCGGCTGCCGGACATCCTGCAGCGTCTGGAGATGGGCGGCATCGAGACGAGCTGCCACGCGACAACTGGCGAGGGGGATGCTACGCGGGCGGCCACGGAGGCGATCGAACGCGGGTTCGATATGATCATTGCCGCGGGCGGCGACGGCACATTATATGAGGTCATTAACGGAATGGCGGAGCAGGAGAGGCGTCCGCCGCTCGGTATTTTGCCATTGGGCACGACCAATGACTTCGCCAGGGCGCTAGGGATTCCGAAGCATTGGGAATATGCCTGCGATCTCATCATTCAGCAGTATACCCGGCTATTGGATGTGGGTAAGGTGAATAACGGTTACTTCATTAATATTGCGGGTGGCGGGTCGCTGACGGAATTGACCTATGAGGTGCCAAGCAAGCTGAAGACGATGATTGGACAGCTCGCGTACTACATGAAGGGTCTGGAGAAGATGACCCGCCTGCGTCCGACGGAGCTGATCATTCAAGGCAATGGCTTTGAGACGATCCATGAGGAGATTATGCTGTTCCTGATCTGCAACAGCAACTCTGTGGGCGGCTTCGAGAAGCTGGCGCCAGAGGCGAAGCTGGATGACGGGCTGTTCGATGTCATCGTGCTGCGCAAGTGCAATCTGGCTGAATTTATTCGAATTGCCACGTTAGCGCTGCGCGGCGAGCATCTGAACGATCCGCATGTCATTCATTTCCGCACGGATGAGATGACGGTAACAACACCGGATTATGTACAAATTAACCTGGATGGGGAGTACGGAGGCAATCTGCCAGGGGTATTCAAGGTGCTTCCATCGCATCTGCCGATCATTGTCGATGAATCGGGCGATTCCTCTTACCGCTGA